In Spirochaetota bacterium, the genomic window AATATAACACGCCAATAATTCCTCAGTCAAGGAATTAATTACCATTCACTTCGTAATCTGGTAATACCTTCACCACTTTTTTCCTGAATGCTCTCAATTACTTTTATACCTAATTGTAAATGTTTCTGGGTAAAAGCATTGAATACTAAACTTGCACTTTCCTTGCTTTTAATACCACCTTTTTTCAAGGGTAAATCTGAAATAAGCATAATTGCTCCAATAGGAACATTCATTGCATATGCTACTGCAAACAGGGTTGCTATCTCCATATCTATTGCTAAAATTCTGTGTTTTAAGATATAATCAATAAATTCATTATCAAATTCCCACATACGGTAATCAGTAGTAAGCATTATGCCAGTCTTGGGTGCAACACCAGTTTCCTTAGTAATAACTTTTTCACAAATTCTGTTAATCCAGAAACTTGGCTGTGCAGGAACATCTTTTGGTATATAGTGAATGCTTGTACCTTCATCCCGAACACTTGCTGTAGGGATTAAAAAATCGCCAACTTGTAGATTATCATCAATCCCACCACACATCCCTAACATGATCACCGTCTGTATATTATCCAGATAAGATAAACAATGAACAACAATACCTGCTGATGGTGAACCAACACCAAAATTTATAATGGATATATTGCGTTCACGACTATGTGCACAGCTCCAGTAACCCGCACTGACTTTTGCACCTGTCATTACAGCAAAATCATCAACATATCGTTGAAAATTGCATAAAATGATATATTCACCAAAATCATCAATTGAAGAGCCAGTATACCGTTCCAGCGTTGAACGCGCATAGGTGTCAGGACGCAAATTCATAATGTTTTCTCCCGTAGAATAAAATGTAAATATTGAATACAACAAGCTTCAATTATAAAGCAACCATAAAATTATCAGTAACTATCGCACAAAAACCCCTGAAAGGTACCACGCCGCAGCAATTCATCCTCTATGGCTTTCAGCACTGTTCCCTTATGCAAGCCCCACGCAGGAGCAATTAACATATCTTTGGGCTGGTCGCCAAGCAGGCGGTGAATGATGATATCACCCCTCAGGCGTTCTATAAAATCACACACATACGATACATACTGTTTAAATGATAATAATGGGACCTTGCCGTTGGCATACAATGCTTCAAGTGGTGTATTTTTTATAACATGAAGATGATGTATCTTAACACCCTGTACCGAAAGCCTGTTAATTTCAATTGCTGTTGACATCATATCATCCCAGCTTTCACCAGGTATGCCCAGAATAACATGGACACAAATCGGAATGCCTCGCTTTGATGCTCTTGTGATTGCATCCACTGTTTGTGCATGGGTGTGACCGCGCTGTAAAAAATGCAAACTTTTATCATGCATGCTCTGCATGCCAATCTCAAGCCACAACTCAAAATTTTCTTTTTTATAGCTGGCTATCAAATCCAGCACATCATCAGGCAGGCAATCAGGGCGAGTACCAATCATAAGCCCCACCACATTGGGGAATGCTAAAGCAGTATCATATAATTTTTTTAAAACATCGACCGTGGCATAGGTATTGGTAAAAGCCTGAAAATATGCAATATATCGCGGGGTATACATACCACGATTAAATCCATCAACAGCGGTCTGCATCTGCTGGTGAATTGACATGGCTCCTGTTGCAGTTGGTGATGCCGACCCTTCAGAACAAAAAATACATCCACAACTACCAACTGTGCCATCGCGATTAGGGCATCCCAGATTGGCATTGATAGATAGTTTCAAGATTTTTACATTGAATGTATGATACAGATAATCGCCAAAGAAATGGTATGGCTTACCATACCATGTTCCATGTTTATAATGATTTATTTCTTTCTTTTGGAGCACAATATGAATTCTTTAAATACATCTGATTTTGATATCTCCATGGGTCAAGCTTTGCAATTGAAACACGCTTGACACTTTTAACATTACCTTTTGCTGTAAGCTGTACTATGTATATACCTTCTTGTGTAGGTTTTTCAAATCTTTTTTTACCAACCTTAATTTTTGTTTGTACAAACTGGCTTGTAATTTTTTTCAACAATGCTTCATCACACTGCAAAGCATTGAATAGTGCTTCCTGTGGAGTCATATTTTTTTCAATCACCACCAGAACAGGCCTGGTAATGCCTGAAGCCAAAGGAATAACCATTGTATCGGGGGCCGGATACCTGGGTGCAGTTGATTTTTGCTCAATTACTTCATTCAACCCTTTATACTCAGCACGGTATGCTTTGCGCAATTCATAAAAAACGGGTGATCTGCTTACCAGGCTTATTGCCTTTCGCATAGTATAGCGTGCACGTTTGACCTTCCCCTTTTTTTTCAGGGCTATAGCTTTTGTATATAACTCCTTTGAACGTTCAATACGATATTTCATATCCTGTATATTTTCTATAATTGCAGCATCAGTAATAGGATCACACTCTTTAAGTAACAGCGATAATACATGAACACCTTTGTCAGTATCATTATGGGAAATGTAATAACAGGCAATGCGTGATAATTTTAGTAATAGCAGATTCCTGGATGGATTAACAGTGTCAACAATCCGTGGTCCCCAGAAGCCAGCAATATCAATGCCAAATGTCAGTGCAATGGTTTCAAGAATTGCATCATAGTGTGATTGCGCAATGAGCTTTTGATATTCAGGGTTATTCAATATTTTTTCATCATCCGGATTTGATATAAATCCTGATTCAAAGATAACAGATATGGGATAATTGACAAAATAGGTAAACCGGTCATCTGCAACCGTACCATAATTCCAGCTGTTAACATGCAAATTATATGTCAAAAGCTTTTCCTTAACTTTGCTTGCAACCCTATACGAAAACCCGCTGGCATCAAACTTATTATACAGCGTTAAAAACCCTTTATGCTCTTCCCGGATATGGGTAAGATATGCTTTCCCATTACTGTACGTAATGTGTATGCCTTTTACATTTGCAAGCCCATACGCTTTGAATATTGAAGCCGTATTATTAAGATGTTCAGAAATAACCAGTGCAGCCTTAGCATTTTTTGCCAGTTCCACCGTTTCCCTGAAAGTTATATTATTATACGTATCAGTCTTCCCTTCAAGGGCATCAATATAATCTCGTGTACTGACAACTTCAATATATGGATTTTTCTTTAAAAGATTGTAGAGTTGGCGTGAAAGTGCAAGTGAATAATATTCCTCCGGCAAGCCTGTACAGCTCAAGCGCCCTGTTTTTTCACCTTCCCATTTGCCATCGTCATCAATGCCATGTGCAGGATCAAAAAATATAACTATCTTTTCACCATTTTTCACCCGGCTCTGCAGATTATCATATAAATTATCAATAAACTGCAGCATCTGCTGCAATGCATCTGAATATTCCTTATTTTGCTCTTCCTGTATGATTGCAGTGATACTATCAGGCTGCCCAGCAAAGGCAACGGAACTGGCGTAAATGCAGATAAAACAAAACACTATAATCAAAATTTTATTTTTCATTAAAAACTTGTCCTATCCAAGCTATATTTATAATTTCGAACATACAGGGCATTTTATTAAATTGATTCCCAAACATTTTACTACTGCAAGTCTTTTTTATATTGTTTTTAAAAAACTATCTTTACTACCCATTACAATGAGCAACGTTAAAAGAATAGTAAAATTTCAATTTTTATATTGACACAAACATAATCATGAGTATATACTTTAAAACAATTAAAATTGGGCGATAGTTACTATGCAAGCACTTTTGGTGTAATAAAAGCCATGATTTAATGGAGGTCAATGTGAAAAAAATAATTGTTATGATAATTACCCTGCTTACCNNNNNNNNNNCGATAGCAATGGCTAATGTATACGTTGATGGTTTGTTTATACTCAATAATGCAGGTGACGCAAAGACACAGAGCGGCTTTGGGCTAAAAATTGCAGCAAGTATTAGAGATGACATAAATATTTTTTACAGACAAACATATTCAACTACTACGGAAGATCCAAACACAATTAATGAAACCGAATACATGCAAATTCAGGGCCTTTTAGGCGGCGAATATGTATACTTTATTCAGCAGTTTCCTGTAGCAATCACACTCAGCGCTGCTGCTGGAATATCACGTACAGAAGTAAAACCAAAGAATGATTCAGCAGGTATTGAAGATTTAGGTGAAACAGGCATGGGGTATGGATTCTGGTTAGGAGGGCAGTGGTTATTAACACAATGGGTTAGTCCCTTTATTGAAATTGGTTATTCAAAATCAATGTATACAACTGATTTTAAAAATGCAAGCATTGGTGGATTACAGTTTTTAGCAGGAATTCGTTTTACTGTATGGGGTAAAAACAAATCATTATCTGAAGATTTTGAATAGTTGTGTTTTATTTCTTCTTTGATTTTTGAGGTAGAGCCGTTGGAGTTTGAATAATCGTTATAAGCTGGTGAGTGGTTTTTTGCAGATCGGTAACCATGCCTGTAGCCGCTACATTTGAATGCATAAATATTAATTGTTTTGCTTTTATATCAATAGCTCGAGCCCAGCAGCTTGTACGCGAAGAATTATACACCACAAACAGTAAATAATCACACCCTGGATATATATTTCTATATCTTTCCAGTACTGTATTTTTAAAAACTTTATAATTGAGTTCATACATTTCATATATTTTTCTTAAATCCTCCTGCCATTCTTTCTTTTTCTTGCCCTCCCATACCCCCACAGTCATTGTAAATTTGCTCCAATCCGTGATTATATCATATGAGTTGGTATCAGTACTGATATACTGAAAATAATTCATAATTTCATTTTCATGAGCATAGTAACTATCCAGCTCATTCCCCTGAACTGCAATAACGGAATACCCTGCATCAAAAAATTCAGCGTATACTATATTGAGTTCTTCCGGATTCAGATTTGTAATAAGCCCTACAGAACTTCCTTTTACTATTGGCTTTGACATAAAAAAACCATTCTTTCCAAAGAAATCAAACAACACCAGGGTAATTCTATCAATGATTTTAAAAATCTCCGTTTCCATCCTGCCTATGTTGGTAAACGTAAATATCTGGTTGGAACCGCTCTCATACAATGTCAAAACAATTTTGATAGTATTATCAGGCAATGGTATAAAATAACCAAAGATAAAAAGGTCGCAGCCTATAGTTTTTGTAATCTGTGGTAATTCATGATTTTCATAATGTCGTTGTAATGTTAATTGTTTTTTTTCAAGAAGTTCATTTAATTTAAGTGGCTTTATTACAGTACAATCATACACTGCTTCAATAGATGAAGCAAAAGAATTGGGGAATATTATCTCCATATAATTAAAATTTGGATTTCCACTTCTGTTTGTTAAATATCCAAACGCAACAGTTGTCCTTGCATATACTGTGCTTGAAAGCATCAGCACATACATCAAAACTATGATAAAACATTTTTTCATGATTTTAACATTATTACTTACTCATACTGGCAATAAAATGATCAACAACTGTTTCAAGAGTATCTTTATACTGGGCAGGGTAATTTTCAACCCACACCACTTCCATGTTGGTTAAATCAATGGCACGTGCCCATGATACTTTTTGCCATTCTTTAAGCTCCATTAAGATGAGATACTGGGTGCCATATTTAGTACGCATATCGCTGAGGGCTTCGGCCTTGCTCAATTCATAGTTATATATATGAAGTTTGTAGATGTTTTCCACTGCCTTTTCAAATGATACCATATTGTCATTTTTCAAAGGTTGCATATACGCAACTTTTTTATAATCTTTTACATCATAGACATCTTCAATAGTATATAAATCTGAAGCATTGAATGCTTTAACAGAATAATTTTTATTCATGAACCGTGCAATAATAACGTTTTTAATATTATTGGTATGATTTGCAATAACAACTATTCTTGATCCTGGCGTAATGGCAATCTTTCTGGCCACCACACCTTTTTTTGTAGCACAGGAAAGAAAACTTATATATACTATGAGAGTAATAATAAATATTTTTTTCATAAAAAGATCCTCCATCATTATAAAATCTTCATGATACCATTGTGCTTCATACTAAAGCTGGAATCAGAGAGAGTCAAGACAATTTTTACCTATTAATTCAATTATTAAAAATTGGGAATTAGCAGTAACTATCGCCTTGAAGTATCACGGTTGAAGTAACAATTTTTGTATTGCATCTACCTGTACGGGCCTGCTGAAATAATATCCCTGTACATAATCACATCGCAAATCGGTCAATGACTGTAATTGTGATTCTGTTTCAACACCTTCAGCAATTGTTCTAATCCCTATGGTATGTGCCATGGTGTTAATTGCACGAATCAAAATTGAAGAATGTGGATCCACATCCACGTTCATGACAAATGATCTGTCTACTTTCAAATAATCAAATGATAACGCTAAAAGAGAGCTCAGTGAAGAATACCCTGTTCCAAAATCATCAATTGCAAAATGCAATCCCACATCCTTCAATACCTGCATAACTTTTTTTGTATAATCAATGTTACGCATGTAGGTGCTTTCAGTAATTTCCAGCACAATATATCCTGTATCCATGGCATACGATGAGATAATATTCAAAACCATATCTTTAAAGTCGGCCTGTTGAAACTGGATTGGCGATACATTTAGTGATACTGGTTTAACCAGCAATCCTGCCTGTTTCCACTGTAACAGTTGTCTGCAAACCTCTTCAATAATCCATCTTCCTGCTTCAATGATAAGGCCACTATCTTCAAGTACAGGGATAAACGTTGCAGGGGATATAACGCTGCCTTCACTGTTCCACCTGAGTAGCGCTTCCATACCAGCCACTTTTCTGGTTTTAATATTGAAGTATGGCTGATAGTA contains:
- a CDS encoding AMP nucleosidase, coding for MNLRPDTYARSTLERYTGSSIDDFGEYIILCNFQRYVDDFAVMTGAKVSAGYWSCAHSRERNISIINFGVGSPSAGIVVHCLSYLDNIQTVIMLGMCGGIDDNLQVGDFLIPTASVRDEGTSIHYIPKDVPAQPSFWINRICEKVITKETGVAPKTGIMLTTDYRMWEFDNEFIDYILKHRILAIDMEIATLFAVAYAMNVPIGAIMLISDLPLKKGGIKSKESASLVFNAFTQKHLQLGIKVIESIQEKSGEGITRLRSEW
- a CDS encoding TIGR01212 family radical SAM protein (This family includes YhcC from E. coli K-12, an uncharacterized radical SAM protein.), which produces MLQKKEINHYKHGTWYGKPYHFFGDYLYHTFNVKILKLSINANLGCPNRDGTVGSCGCIFCSEGSASPTATGAMSIHQQMQTAVDGFNRGMYTPRYIAYFQAFTNTYATVDVLKKLYDTALAFPNVVGLMIGTRPDCLPDDVLDLIASYKKENFELWLEIGMQSMHDKSLHFLQRGHTHAQTVDAITRASKRGIPICVHVILGIPGESWDDMMSTAIEINRLSVQGVKIHHLHVIKNTPLEALYANGKVPLLSFKQYVSYVCDFIERLRGDIIIHRLLGDQPKDMLIAPAWGLHKGTVLKAIEDELLRRGTFQGFLCDSY
- a CDS encoding N-acetylmuramoyl-L-alanine amidase, whose protein sequence is MKNKILIIVFCFICIYASSVAFAGQPDSITAIIQEEQNKEYSDALQQMLQFIDNLYDNLQSRVKNGEKIVIFFDPAHGIDDDGKWEGEKTGRLSCTGLPEEYYSLALSRQLYNLLKKNPYIEVVSTRDYIDALEGKTDTYNNITFRETVELAKNAKAALVISEHLNNTASIFKAYGLANVKGIHITYSNGKAYLTHIREEHKGFLTLYNKFDASGFSYRVASKVKEKLLTYNLHVNSWNYGTVADDRFTYFVNYPISVIFESGFISNPDDEKILNNPEYQKLIAQSHYDAILETIALTFGIDIAGFWGPRIVDTVNPSRNLLLLKLSRIACYYISHNDTDKGVHVLSLLLKECDPITDAAIIENIQDMKYRIERSKELYTKAIALKKKGKVKRARYTMRKAISLVSRSPVFYELRKAYRAEYKGLNEVIEQKSTAPRYPAPDTMVIPLASGITRPVLVVIEKNMTPQEALFNALQCDEALLKKITSQFVQTKIKVGKKRFEKPTQEGIYIVQLTAKGNVKSVKRVSIAKLDPWRYQNQMYLKNSYCAPKERNKSL